In the Sulfurospirillum tamanense genome, one interval contains:
- a CDS encoding EAL domain-containing protein: MQITTLVHNYGFTEEDAFKLREIRPLLVLEIDRFIQEFYLFVFRFEHAKKFIQSPEAQAKHQQEVTKWFKSLFGGAYGKFYILKLKRISEAHVNIGLPAHYVNAAFSFVRRFIKEVLIDNGRLCALGAVDKIIDINLDVLTISYQEEEQSKLIHEVVFLRKSIKASAITPYAQPIYNSRSLLPEKNECLMRLIDPLNKEVHSILPYLETSKKVKLYRALMQQMVQKSFAFFSTKAVDFSLNLSYEDITDEPFVAELFSYIDGHMAPKHIIFEIVESDFIQDFAVVDSFAKKIRAKGCKLAIDDFGSGFSSMHHVLALKPEYIKIDGSLIKHLDTSSQSRTVVRNIVNMAQELGAKTIAEYIHNEAILRQAQALGVDYLQGFHLAKPAPLENA, from the coding sequence ATGCAGATAACCACTTTGGTTCATAACTATGGCTTCACCGAAGAAGATGCCTTTAAATTACGTGAAATTCGTCCGCTGCTTGTGCTAGAAATCGACCGTTTTATCCAAGAGTTTTATCTCTTTGTTTTTCGTTTTGAACATGCCAAAAAGTTTATTCAGTCTCCTGAAGCTCAAGCCAAGCACCAACAAGAGGTCACCAAATGGTTCAAGAGTCTTTTTGGTGGTGCTTATGGAAAATTTTATATCTTAAAGCTAAAACGCATCAGCGAAGCGCATGTGAACATTGGACTGCCTGCACACTACGTCAATGCTGCCTTTAGCTTTGTGCGACGCTTTATCAAAGAAGTTTTGATTGACAACGGTCGGCTTTGTGCCCTAGGTGCGGTGGATAAAATCATCGACATCAACCTCGACGTACTGACCATTAGCTACCAAGAAGAAGAGCAATCCAAGCTCATCCACGAAGTGGTTTTTTTGCGCAAATCCATCAAGGCGTCTGCCATCACGCCCTACGCCCAGCCCATTTACAACAGCCGAAGCCTTTTGCCTGAAAAAAACGAATGCCTCATGCGCCTCATTGACCCCCTAAATAAAGAAGTTCATTCGATTCTGCCTTATCTTGAAACATCCAAAAAGGTCAAGCTCTACCGCGCGCTCATGCAACAAATGGTGCAAAAATCATTTGCTTTTTTCTCCACCAAAGCGGTGGATTTTAGCCTCAACTTAAGCTATGAGGACATCACGGATGAACCCTTTGTGGCAGAACTTTTTAGCTACATTGATGGCCACATGGCGCCAAAGCATATTATTTTTGAAATCGTAGAGAGCGATTTTATTCAGGATTTTGCTGTAGTGGACTCTTTTGCCAAAAAGATTCGCGCTAAAGGGTGCAAGTTGGCGATTGATGATTTTGGCAGTGGGTTTTCTAGTATGCACCATGTTTTGGCGCTCAAACCCGAATACATAAAGATTGATGGTTCGCTCATCAAACACCTTGACACCTCTTCCCAGTCGCGCACGGTCGTGAGAAACATCGTCAACATGGCGCAAGAACTCGGCGCAAAAACCATCGCCGAGTACATTCACAACGAAGCCATTTTGCGTCAAGCGCAAGCGTTGGGAGTGGACTACTTGCAAGGGTTTCACCTCGCCAAACCTGCTCCTCTAGAGAACGCCTAG
- a CDS encoding DUF2179 domain-containing protein, producing MDIATILSSEWFGLYGVPLLICLARITDVTIGTLRIIFVAKGLRRVAPVLGFFEIIIWLTALTQVMGNLTNPVNFFAYALGFSLGNYLGIYIENRLALGMVVIRIITKRDSHALATKLREIGHSVTSLDAEGNDGPVNVVFTVVKRSQTKKIIPLIQHYNPRAVYSIEDVRHVSDPNFPMKTPLARKGIAERLRGVAK from the coding sequence ATGGACATTGCAACGATTTTAAGCTCAGAGTGGTTTGGACTCTATGGCGTGCCACTTCTTATCTGCTTGGCGCGCATCACGGACGTTACTATTGGCACCTTGCGCATCATTTTTGTAGCCAAAGGCTTGCGGCGCGTGGCTCCCGTTTTAGGCTTTTTTGAAATTATTATCTGGCTTACCGCCCTCACCCAAGTCATGGGCAACCTCACCAACCCTGTCAACTTTTTTGCCTACGCGCTAGGCTTTTCTCTGGGGAATTATTTGGGCATTTACATCGAAAATCGTTTGGCCCTTGGTATGGTGGTCATTCGCATCATCACCAAACGCGACTCCCATGCTCTTGCCACAAAACTGCGTGAAATCGGACACAGTGTCACGTCCTTGGACGCCGAGGGCAACGATGGTCCAGTCAATGTCGTCTTTACAGTTGTCAAACGCTCTCAGACTAAAAAAATCATACCGCTTATCCAACACTACAACCCGCGCGCGGTTTACTCCATTGAGGATGTCAGGCACGTGAGTGACCCAAACTTCCCCATGAAAACCCCTCTGGCGCGCAAAGGCATCGCTGAGCGTTTGCGCGGGGTGGCAAAATAA
- the lgt gene encoding prolipoprotein diacylglyceryl transferase, whose amino-acid sequence MEYWHHIYSHFDPVAVSLGPIAVHWYGIMYVMALLSALFIAKWFVKKDSLPFGEKALDTYFLWVEIGVILGARIGYILFYDPNVVYYLTHPWQMFNPFIDGTFVGIRGMSYHGALVGFLLATWGFSKRHNKNPWSFLDLVALSVPLAYVFGRVGNFLNQELIGRATEMPWGIYVAGVFRHPSQLYEAVLEGIVVFVVLYAYRHKKRFEGELIALYGALYSVARFVAEFWREPDYQLGFIVGEWMSMGQLLSLMMLSVSVILYLFLMKKRAR is encoded by the coding sequence ATGGAATATTGGCATCACATCTACAGCCACTTTGATCCTGTTGCTGTTTCTTTAGGCCCCATTGCGGTGCATTGGTATGGAATTATGTACGTAATGGCGCTTTTGAGCGCGCTGTTTATTGCCAAATGGTTTGTGAAAAAAGACAGCCTTCCTTTTGGTGAAAAAGCCTTGGATACCTATTTTTTATGGGTAGAAATAGGAGTGATTTTAGGTGCGCGCATAGGATATATTCTTTTTTATGACCCCAATGTTGTTTACTATTTGACCCACCCTTGGCAGATGTTTAACCCCTTTATTGATGGGACATTTGTGGGGATCCGCGGCATGAGCTACCACGGTGCGCTTGTGGGGTTTCTATTGGCCACGTGGGGGTTTTCAAAACGCCACAACAAAAACCCGTGGAGCTTTTTAGACCTTGTGGCCCTCTCGGTGCCTTTGGCTTATGTGTTTGGACGTGTGGGTAATTTTCTCAATCAAGAACTCATCGGACGTGCTACAGAAATGCCATGGGGGATTTACGTGGCAGGCGTGTTTCGCCACCCCTCTCAGCTGTACGAAGCGGTGCTTGAAGGGATTGTGGTATTTGTTGTTTTATATGCCTACCGTCACAAAAAACGTTTTGAAGGTGAGTTGATTGCGCTGTATGGTGCCTTGTATTCGGTGGCGAGGTTTGTGGCAGAGTTTTGGAGGGAGCCTGATTACCAATTGGGATTTATCGTGGGAGAGTGGATGAGTATGGGGCAATTGCTTTCTTTAATGATGCTGAGTGTTTCTGTGATTTTGTACTTGTTTCTTATGAAAAAACGCGCCCGTTGA
- a CDS encoding nitrous oxide reductase accessory protein NosL translates to MKRFGIWMAALVLCFTFGVGAMEFSKQATNNAPQLIQEGPQKEWCPICGMKLPLFYKTNHAVKLTDGTKKQYCSMRCLAVDMPAIKERLGQMLVVAVDTDVLIDVHEAFYVLGSKAPGTMTMVSKYAFSTEAAAKAFQAQYGGELTDFEKAFARALEDLEKDLAMTDNRKKNMVYPKGKKVYELKCQEIDPMHYNTISELKADIVGKGLCQNLEGEGDLQPVALYLWEVKRFEHTHVAQIDVPEDAKCPVCGMFVAKYPKWAAMLKDEAHTHYFDGVKDMMKFYFDPQKYAHAPMQNPAIKVTDYYTLEALDGREAFYVVGSTMYGPMGHELIPFRTKSQAEGFLKDHRGKQVVRFEEITLALVQSLD, encoded by the coding sequence ATGAAACGCTTTGGGATTTGGATGGCAGCACTGGTGTTGTGTTTTACTTTTGGCGTTGGCGCTATGGAGTTTAGTAAACAAGCGACCAACAACGCGCCGCAACTGATTCAAGAGGGGCCGCAAAAAGAGTGGTGCCCCATCTGTGGCATGAAGCTCCCCCTGTTTTACAAGACCAATCACGCCGTTAAGCTCACCGATGGCACGAAAAAACAGTACTGCTCCATGCGCTGTTTGGCGGTAGATATGCCAGCCATCAAAGAGCGCTTAGGGCAAATGCTCGTGGTGGCGGTCGATACAGACGTGCTTATTGATGTGCATGAGGCCTTTTATGTGCTAGGCTCCAAGGCTCCTGGCACCATGACCATGGTGAGCAAATACGCCTTTAGCACCGAGGCGGCGGCAAAAGCGTTTCAAGCCCAGTATGGCGGGGAGTTAACAGACTTTGAAAAAGCCTTTGCCCGCGCCCTTGAGGATTTGGAAAAAGACCTTGCCATGACCGACAACCGCAAGAAAAACATGGTTTACCCCAAGGGAAAAAAGGTCTATGAGCTCAAGTGCCAAGAGATTGACCCCATGCATTACAACACCATTAGCGAACTCAAGGCTGACATTGTAGGCAAAGGGTTGTGCCAAAACCTAGAAGGCGAGGGCGACTTGCAGCCTGTGGCATTGTACTTGTGGGAAGTCAAACGGTTTGAACATACCCATGTGGCGCAGATTGACGTCCCTGAAGATGCCAAGTGTCCTGTGTGCGGGATGTTTGTGGCCAAGTACCCCAAATGGGCTGCTATGCTCAAAGACGAGGCCCATACGCACTATTTTGATGGGGTAAAAGACATGATGAAGTTCTATTTCGACCCTCAAAAATACGCCCATGCCCCCATGCAAAACCCTGCCATCAAAGTGACCGACTACTACACCCTCGAAGCCCTCGATGGCCGCGAAGCCTTTTATGTGGTAGGCAGTACCATGTACGGCCCTATGGGACATGAACTCATCCCTTTTCGCACCAAAAGCCAAGCTGAGGGGTTTTTAAAAGACCACCGCGGCAAGCAAGTGGTGCGGTTTGAGGAGATAACGTTGGCGTTAGTGCAAAGCCTAGACTAG
- a CDS encoding cache domain-containing protein, translating to MFKFISTKIFFLLIPPMIGIAVIFSAVGFHGMQRLSQDFEAQYREDLIQKIARDLENSVQIAYDLVEHYYKQRQEMGEENAKNAALNALKTMRFDLNDEGYFWVNDSSPKMVMHPINPKLNGADLRNIKDPAGKALFMEMVQVTKASVAGGVVEYQWAKPGYEDPQPKLSYVIVHPGWDWIIGTGVYVDGIDAVIGAMQTRARG from the coding sequence ATGTTTAAATTCATCAGTACTAAAATCTTCTTCTTGCTCATTCCGCCTATGATTGGGATTGCTGTTATTTTTAGCGCCGTTGGTTTTCACGGAATGCAGCGTCTTTCTCAGGATTTTGAAGCACAATACCGAGAAGACCTGATTCAAAAAATCGCACGAGATTTGGAGAATAGTGTTCAGATTGCTTATGATTTGGTGGAGCATTACTACAAGCAACGCCAAGAAATGGGTGAAGAAAACGCTAAAAATGCAGCGCTAAATGCACTAAAAACCATGCGATTTGACCTTAACGATGAGGGGTATTTTTGGGTTAATGACAGTTCGCCAAAAATGGTGATGCACCCCATTAATCCAAAACTTAATGGTGCAGATTTGCGCAACATCAAAGACCCAGCGGGTAAAGCGTTGTTTATGGAAATGGTGCAAGTGACCAAAGCCAGTGTCGCAGGCGGTGTGGTGGAATACCAGTGGGCAAAACCAGGCTACGAAGACCCACAGCCAAAACTTTCTTATGTTATCGTACATCCAGGGTGGGATTGGATTATTGGGACGGGGGTTTATGTGGATGGTATTGATGCAGTGATAGGTGCCATGCAAACTCGGGCGCGCGGGTAA
- a CDS encoding methyl-accepting chemotaxis protein has protein sequence MIQLGIKSKLLALTFIPLIGLVYLTATKVVDDYRFNTQLTQVHALVEMSKSISLLIHETQKERGMSAGFTGSKGAQFAQTLPAQRSATDKQVGAFKRVASLVDFSVYPSSFKEEVDALLEDLSQLANMRERVSALELPLGQVVKYYTDMNNKMLDITAYAATLSPKNDVTRALVAYTAYLKAKERAGVERAVLSGTFGADRFAPGMFERVITLIAEQASYMSVFYDNTTAQVRGYYAQAQKHPSFAEVARLRNLAISKGSEGNFGVNAESWFATMTEKIDQLKEVDDKISQEIDAVMAAHKSTALTDALIGSAIFLFSLVIGWVIARDIQRRVNALRKTILDVATSKDLGRRIHSNVQDEFSGIYTSLGEFVEGLHGVITKTQEGARQNVAVSGELASAFGQILTNITREVDIIKENSSEALALKKALLGVSKEANTTQGEMLEAHKQLEHARVLIVNTIEKVSENSHMEMELAGKLTQLSHDAEQVKSVLDVIADIAEQTNLLALNAAIEAARAGEHGRGFAVVADEVRKLAEKTQKSLIEINATINVIVQSIVDTSGEMNAGTQRVRVLVEQTDEVQSEVEAVSATMGTAAKSITETTQAVNQSAGLMDAFVRKLETLQDISASNSTSISEADKVAKEVATLSHELIAMLAQFKTSTPK, from the coding sequence ATGATTCAGCTTGGCATTAAGAGCAAACTGCTCGCCCTAACGTTTATTCCGCTGATTGGCTTGGTGTATCTGACCGCTACAAAAGTAGTGGATGATTACCGGTTTAATACTCAACTTACACAGGTGCATGCTCTTGTTGAGATGAGTAAAAGTATTTCACTTTTGATTCACGAAACCCAAAAAGAACGGGGTATGAGCGCAGGTTTTACGGGCAGCAAAGGTGCACAGTTCGCACAAACGCTTCCAGCTCAGCGTAGTGCTACTGACAAACAAGTGGGCGCGTTTAAGAGGGTAGCCTCTTTGGTGGATTTTTCTGTCTACCCTTCCTCTTTCAAAGAAGAAGTTGATGCTCTGCTTGAGGATTTAAGCCAATTGGCAAATATGCGTGAGCGCGTGAGCGCCCTTGAGCTTCCATTGGGTCAAGTGGTAAAATATTACACCGACATGAACAATAAAATGCTTGACATTACTGCCTACGCCGCCACGCTCTCTCCGAAAAACGATGTTACCAGAGCCCTTGTGGCCTATACGGCTTATCTTAAAGCTAAAGAGCGCGCGGGGGTTGAGCGCGCAGTGCTTAGCGGTACCTTTGGTGCAGATCGTTTTGCGCCAGGCATGTTTGAACGGGTAATAACGCTCATCGCAGAGCAAGCTTCGTACATGTCAGTGTTTTATGACAACACCACAGCGCAAGTGCGCGGGTATTATGCACAAGCACAAAAACACCCCTCTTTTGCTGAAGTGGCCCGCCTGAGAAACCTAGCTATTAGCAAGGGAAGCGAGGGAAACTTTGGTGTCAATGCGGAAAGTTGGTTTGCAACCATGACGGAAAAAATAGACCAACTTAAAGAAGTTGATGATAAAATCTCCCAAGAAATCGATGCTGTTATGGCAGCACACAAATCTACCGCTTTGACGGACGCTCTTATAGGAAGTGCTATTTTTCTTTTTTCATTGGTGATTGGCTGGGTGATAGCCAGAGACATACAACGGCGTGTTAATGCCTTGCGCAAAACCATTTTGGATGTTGCAACAAGTAAGGATTTGGGTCGACGTATTCACAGCAATGTGCAGGATGAATTTAGCGGAATATACACTTCTTTGGGCGAGTTTGTAGAAGGGCTGCACGGTGTGATTACTAAGACGCAAGAAGGGGCTAGGCAAAATGTTGCCGTTTCAGGTGAGCTTGCCTCGGCTTTTGGTCAAATATTGACAAATATTACTCGTGAGGTTGATATCATCAAAGAGAATTCTAGTGAGGCTTTGGCGCTCAAAAAAGCTCTCTTGGGGGTTTCCAAAGAGGCAAACACAACGCAAGGTGAAATGCTAGAAGCCCATAAGCAATTAGAGCATGCTCGTGTATTGATTGTTAATACAATTGAAAAAGTCAGTGAAAATTCCCATATGGAAATGGAGCTTGCAGGCAAGTTAACCCAATTAAGTCATGATGCAGAACAGGTGAAATCTGTACTGGATGTGATTGCGGATATTGCGGAGCAGACCAACCTTTTGGCTCTCAATGCTGCCATCGAAGCCGCGCGGGCAGGAGAGCACGGGCGCGGGTTTGCCGTGGTGGCCGATGAGGTGCGAAAACTGGCCGAAAAAACACAAAAATCTCTCATTGAAATTAACGCTACGATTAACGTGATTGTTCAATCTATTGTAGATACAAGTGGCGAAATGAATGCTGGCACTCAGCGCGTGCGCGTACTGGTGGAGCAAACAGATGAGGTTCAAAGCGAGGTTGAGGCGGTGAGTGCGACTATGGGAACTGCTGCGAAAAGCATCACTGAAACAACACAAGCAGTTAACCAAAGTGCCGGGCTTATGGATGCTTTTGTGCGCAAGCTAGAAACCCTGCAAGATATTTCGGCTTCAAACAGTACAAGTATTTCAGAAGCCGACAAGGTTGCCAAAGAGGTTGCAACCTTGTCCCATGAGCTTATTGCCATGCTTGCTCAGTTTAAAACTAGCACCCCAAAATAA
- the hemJ gene encoding protoporphyrinogen oxidase HemJ → MDYYLWILVFHVMSFMSWMAMLFYLPRLFVYHVEHREKKEFTQVVEIQEFKLYKYIGLPALWATVLSGLAMIALNPSVMSGGGWMHAKLTVVVVLMAYSFSLEHYRKQLAKGTCTKSGKFFRAYNEVPTALSILIVTYVILKSTPLLFSVGVLGVFGVIIYFILNAKGKK, encoded by the coding sequence ATGGACTACTATTTGTGGATTTTGGTGTTTCATGTGATGTCTTTTATGTCGTGGATGGCGATGTTGTTTTACCTGCCCCGTTTGTTTGTGTACCATGTGGAGCACAGGGAGAAAAAAGAGTTCACGCAGGTGGTGGAGATTCAGGAGTTTAAGCTGTACAAATACATCGGTTTGCCTGCGTTGTGGGCGACGGTCTTAAGTGGTCTAGCTATGATAGCCTTAAATCCCTCGGTGATGAGTGGTGGCGGGTGGATGCATGCCAAGCTCACGGTGGTGGTAGTGCTGATGGCGTACTCTTTTTCTTTGGAACACTACCGCAAGCAACTGGCCAAAGGCACGTGTACCAAAAGCGGTAAATTTTTCCGCGCGTACAACGAAGTCCCCACCGCCCTTTCCATTCTCATCGTGACCTATGTCATTCTCAAAAGTACGCCACTGCTTTTCTCTGTCGGAGTGCTTGGGGTGTTTGGGGTTATCATCTACTTCATTTTAAACGCCAAAGGCAAAAAGTAG
- a CDS encoding bifunctional GNAT family N-acetyltransferase/carbon-nitrogen hydrolase family protein — protein sequence MAEKHASKLILRNLRREDYADIKAIMDKVYPTLGGWTKKEFYAQLKAFPEGQICIEDDSKVVAAAQSLIVNYGKFGDRHTYEEITGAGLLTTHDPEGDTLYGLDVFVDPEYRGLRLGRRLYDARKELCVWLNLKRIIAGGRIPGYAKYAHEMTPARYIEQVKHKEISDPVLGFQLANDFHVRRILKGYLKGDQASKEYATLLEWSNVEYEESPEQPIITRSIIRIGAVQWQMRSVRSVEEFLDQVEFFVDAMAGYQSDFVLFPEFFNAPLMALHPEESPEAAIRTVASYTDELVEKIGQMAVRYNTNIIAGSMPEYRDQVLYNTSYLCRRDGTHAFQKKLHITPDEEAYWGMQGGDKLSVFETDTGRIGVLICYDVEFPELSRLLAKHRVDILFVPYWTDTKNAYLRVRRCAQARAIENECYVVISGSVGNLPKVENMDIQYSQAAVFSPSDYAFAHDATIAEATPNTEMTLVADLDVRLLKELRERGSVRNFRSRREDLYTLEWKGGVENFSILKS from the coding sequence ATGGCAGAAAAACATGCGAGCAAGCTGATTTTACGAAACTTGCGACGCGAAGATTATGCAGATATAAAAGCGATTATGGACAAAGTCTACCCCACCCTTGGCGGGTGGACAAAAAAAGAGTTTTATGCCCAACTCAAAGCCTTTCCCGAAGGGCAGATTTGTATCGAAGATGACAGCAAAGTTGTCGCAGCAGCGCAAAGTTTGATTGTGAATTATGGTAAATTTGGCGACCGCCACACCTACGAAGAGATCACAGGGGCAGGCTTATTGACCACCCACGATCCCGAAGGTGACACCTTGTACGGTTTGGACGTGTTTGTAGACCCAGAGTACCGTGGACTTCGCCTTGGAAGGCGGCTGTACGATGCGCGCAAAGAACTGTGCGTATGGCTCAACCTCAAACGCATCATCGCAGGGGGGCGCATCCCTGGTTATGCTAAATACGCCCACGAAATGACTCCCGCGCGCTATATCGAACAAGTCAAACACAAAGAAATCAGCGACCCTGTACTTGGCTTTCAACTGGCCAACGACTTTCACGTGCGGCGGATTCTTAAAGGCTATCTTAAAGGCGACCAAGCGTCCAAAGAGTACGCCACCTTGCTAGAGTGGAGTAACGTCGAGTACGAAGAGAGCCCCGAACAGCCTATCATTACCCGTTCTATCATTCGCATCGGCGCGGTGCAATGGCAGATGCGCAGTGTGCGGAGCGTGGAAGAGTTTTTAGATCAAGTGGAGTTTTTTGTAGACGCCATGGCGGGGTACCAGTCGGATTTTGTGCTCTTTCCTGAGTTTTTTAACGCACCTCTCATGGCCTTGCACCCCGAAGAAAGCCCCGAAGCTGCCATTCGCACCGTGGCTAGCTATACGGATGAGTTAGTAGAAAAAATCGGACAAATGGCAGTACGCTACAACACCAACATCATCGCAGGAAGCATGCCCGAATACCGCGACCAAGTGCTTTACAATACCAGCTACCTGTGCCGACGCGATGGCACCCATGCCTTTCAAAAGAAGCTTCACATCACTCCTGATGAGGAAGCGTACTGGGGGATGCAAGGGGGCGATAAACTCTCTGTTTTTGAAACGGACACAGGGCGCATCGGTGTGCTCATTTGTTACGACGTGGAGTTTCCGGAGCTTTCAAGATTGCTTGCCAAGCATCGGGTTGATATTTTGTTTGTGCCTTACTGGACAGACACCAAAAACGCCTATTTGCGCGTGCGTCGTTGTGCCCAAGCGCGGGCTATTGAAAACGAATGCTATGTGGTTATCTCGGGCAGTGTGGGCAACTTGCCCAAGGTAGAAAATATGGACATTCAGTACTCTCAAGCGGCGGTGTTTAGTCCTTCAGATTATGCGTTTGCTCATGATGCGACTATCGCCGAAGCCACGCCAAATACCGAGATGACCCTTGTAGCCGACCTTGACGTGCGTCTTTTAAAGGAGCTTCGTGAGCGCGGAAGCGTGCGCAACTTCCGTTCGCGCCGTGAAGATTTGTATACCCTTGAATGGAAGGGCGGGGTGGAGAATTTTTCTATCCTAAAAAGTTAA
- a CDS encoding type II toxin-antitoxin system Phd/YefM family antitoxin, which yields MQPILSRFTASITELKKSPTQVLEQAGDEVVAILNHNVASAYLVPSKTYEKMMEMLDDYLLLKEVGERRDEVFMPRKVNLSDL from the coding sequence ATGCAACCTATTTTGTCTCGTTTTACCGCAAGCATCACAGAACTCAAAAAATCTCCCACGCAAGTTTTAGAGCAGGCGGGTGATGAAGTCGTGGCGATTTTGAACCACAACGTGGCAAGTGCCTACTTGGTGCCTTCTAAAACTTATGAAAAAATGATGGAAATGCTTGATGATTATCTTCTTCTGAAAGAAGTGGGAGAGAGAAGGGATGAGGTATTTATGCCACGCAAAGTAAACCTCAGCGACTTGTAG